In a genomic window of Anoxybacter fermentans:
- a CDS encoding peptidoglycan-binding protein → MYVYDGNRLLAEYDQHGGGIQPLAEYFTGNGNIIARKMYGYHDRKLKGYQPNTRGFLFFYHHDVNRNVMDITDRSGNSLFKYRYDAFGEVYAGVMEPYNHHGLTEKFYDTKVKLYHFKARDYDPVTGQWIQRDRYRGRLSDPRTLHGYMYAYQNPVRFEDPLGYDIDVSVTDPIEPVVGIPEDPEAGIRDMLDDLGEQINESGKIYGFGSQGEEVKEIQTILNEGFGKDVKVDGIYGQETKMAVEEVQAELGVTVDGIVGQETLEAMKKAVEEVDSMLNPELQIKRINKDIEPTTTTNMVGKYPKELDKIPDIGFKFEQVMDSRTYEYYYVYGTIKVEQEINLTVNITSKPNANYQISNNGKITIKNGDEEVTLDTIKNDLSIKKGNVRTTFGINKLTMTTQIMAKTDLLNIKIESGIVNKFEVDKEGYISVYESKTTIFDPNKVINVSNTTTIKINKGAAALGAAVAITAYAVGNDIVTGGIGVADDVKAAILVYELLQAGF, encoded by the coding sequence GTGTATGTATATGATGGTAATAGACTTTTGGCAGAATATGATCAGCATGGTGGAGGCATTCAACCATTAGCAGAATATTTTACCGGTAATGGCAATATTATTGCCAGGAAGATGTATGGTTATCATGATAGGAAACTTAAGGGTTATCAGCCCAATACAAGAGGATTTCTGTTCTTTTACCATCATGATGTAAACAGGAATGTGATGGATATAACTGATAGATCAGGTAACAGTTTATTTAAGTACAGGTATGATGCTTTTGGAGAAGTTTATGCAGGAGTGATGGAGCCATACAATCATCATGGATTGACAGAGAAGTTTTATGATACAAAGGTAAAATTGTATCACTTCAAAGCAAGAGATTATGATCCAGTGACAGGTCAATGGATTCAGAGAGATCGTTATAGGGGTCGTTTAAGTGATCCACGAACCCTACATGGATATATGTATGCATATCAGAATCCTGTAAGGTTTGAAGATCCATTGGGGTATGATATCGACGTTTCTGTTACAGATCCGATAGAGCCAGTAGTAGGAATTCCTGAAGATCCAGAAGCAGGAATACGGGATATGTTGGATGATTTAGGTGAACAGATTAATGAAAGTGGAAAGATATATGGCTTTGGATCTCAGGGAGAAGAGGTAAAAGAAATTCAGACGATACTTAATGAGGGGTTTGGAAAGGATGTCAAAGTAGATGGCATATATGGTCAGGAGACTAAAATGGCAGTAGAGGAAGTCCAGGCTGAGTTAGGAGTTACAGTAGATGGTATTGTTGGCCAGGAGACTTTAGAAGCGATGAAAAAAGCAGTAGAAGAAGTGGATAGCATGTTGAATCCGGAATTGCAAATAAAGAGAATAAATAAAGATATTGAACCTACTACAACTACAAATATGGTTGGGAAATATCCTAAGGAGTTAGATAAAATTCCAGATATAGGATTTAAATTTGAGCAAGTGATGGATTCAAGAACTTATGAGTATTACTATGTTTATGGAACAATTAAAGTTGAACAAGAAATTAATTTAACAGTAAATATTACTTCTAAGCCGAATGCTAATTATCAAATTTCTAATAATGGTAAAATTACAATAAAAAATGGAGATGAAGAAGTTACACTAGATACAATTAAAAATGATTTATCAATAAAAAAAGGAAATGTTCGAACAACGTTTGGTATAAATAAATTAACTATGACTACTCAAATAATGGCAAAGACCGATTTACTGAACATTAAAATAGAATCAGGAATTGTGAATAAGTTTGAAGTTGATAAAGAGGGTTATATTTCAGTTTATGAAAGTAAGACTACGATATTTGATCCTAATAAGGTTATAAATGTCTCCAATACTACTACAATAAAAATTAATAAAGGTGCTGCTGCTCTCGGGGCAGCTGTTGCAATAACTGCATATGCAGTGGGAAATGATATTGTTACAGGAGGCATAGGAGTTGCAGATGATGTTAAAGCAGCTATTTTGGTTTATGAATTACTTCAGGCGGGATTTTAA
- a CDS encoding tetratricopeptide repeat protein: protein MKKYYHYLIFLFVIIAVLQIMLKNFDILALDSNLLEEAQIYMDKKEYAKAISILENLLDDYPNNIKVISLLGKAYYYSGEYLKALPILEQAIHIETTYESEKVDIYLTLSSIYHKKKNYDRAIKVLLNGIKEFPNQADLYSDLATEYFAINNEELALKQLEKALTLDPENYSANLNMLDYYLDTNLDKAWQYLMFFYNSGKVTFAVKYREGLFWYKKGQKDKARYIFEEILEKKPNYSRALYSLGHIYFKAEDYDKARMYFENAIKYQTDLVEAYIMLGLTYKRMSDFKKAEKAYLKGLEISPDHPLILYNLGILYYTFDYRNKAIEVLEKYLSISPEDQKAQEIFEKLKNLIKD from the coding sequence ATGAAAAAGTATTATCATTATTTGATATTTTTGTTTGTTATTATTGCTGTTTTACAGATTATGTTAAAAAATTTTGATATTTTAGCACTAGATTCAAATTTACTAGAAGAGGCTCAAATATATATGGACAAAAAAGAATATGCTAAGGCAATTTCCATTCTTGAAAATTTGTTAGATGATTATCCAAATAATATAAAAGTGATATCTCTTCTTGGAAAAGCCTATTATTACTCTGGAGAATATTTGAAGGCATTACCAATATTAGAACAGGCTATTCATATTGAAACTACTTATGAGTCTGAAAAAGTTGATATTTATTTAACTTTATCTTCTATTTATCATAAGAAAAAAAATTACGATAGAGCAATTAAAGTTTTATTAAATGGAATAAAAGAATTTCCGAATCAAGCAGATCTTTATTCTGATCTTGCAACTGAATATTTTGCCATAAATAATGAAGAATTGGCTTTAAAACAATTGGAAAAAGCTTTAACTTTAGATCCAGAAAATTATTCTGCTAATCTTAATATGCTAGATTATTACTTAGATACTAATTTGGATAAAGCATGGCAGTATTTAATGTTTTTCTATAATTCTGGTAAAGTTACTTTTGCGGTGAAGTATCGTGAGGGGTTGTTTTGGTATAAAAAAGGCCAAAAAGATAAGGCCAGGTATATTTTTGAGGAAATTTTAGAAAAAAAACCTAATTATAGTCGTGCTTTATATAGTTTGGGTCATATTTATTTTAAAGCCGAAGATTATGATAAAGCTAGGATGTACTTTGAAAATGCGATAAAATATCAAACTGATTTAGTAGAAGCGTATATAATGTTGGGTTTAACTTATAAAAGGATGTCTGATTTTAAGAAAGCGGAAAAGGCTTATTTAAAAGGATTGGAAATAAGTCCAGATCATCCTTTGATACTTTATAATTTAGGAATATTATATTATACTTTTGATTATAGAAATAAAGCGATTGAAGTTCTGGAAAAATATCTTTCTATAAGTCCAGAAGATCAAAAAGCACAAGAGATTTTTGAAAAATTAAAAAATCTAATTAAAGATTAA
- a CDS encoding tetratricopeptide repeat protein has translation MKFIWKYKKMIILLLIILIYIGYRLTLNPEEQYKKYVERARESLIVMNFSGVIRNLKKAVKYKPDDYEALRSLAFFLWHNGDYKEAKKYFEQLIEYHGEEKIRGIAEAYYYLGLVRLKEGNRVLAVSYFKKAIEVDPTYGKAYSGLAIGYEGEKVVEIYKKGIKNDPGEVENYLDLLHWYEQNNYDLSTISYEELQKLIPLENATGEVLARIGNFLYAFVNNEDTAMIVHEKALEKDDTISLSYRDLGEIYKRKRLYKKAEISYKNAIRYDKRAENYNGLAHLYYILGEYEKTIETLLECIYYDKIDRYLMAMAYYKLGDYENALNWLKQYDSSDEEVIELQRVIERKLSEQDKN, from the coding sequence ATGAAATTTATATGGAAGTATAAGAAAATGATAATACTGTTGTTAATAATATTAATTTATATTGGGTATCGTTTAACTTTAAATCCAGAGGAACAATATAAAAAGTATGTTGAAAGAGCTCGTGAATCTCTTATAGTCATGAATTTTTCTGGTGTGATACGTAATCTAAAAAAAGCTGTTAAGTATAAGCCAGATGATTATGAAGCTCTTCGGAGTTTAGCTTTTTTTCTGTGGCACAATGGAGATTACAAAGAAGCAAAAAAATATTTTGAACAATTGATTGAATATCATGGCGAGGAAAAAATAAGAGGTATAGCGGAAGCTTATTATTATTTGGGGCTTGTAAGACTTAAAGAAGGTAATAGAGTATTAGCTGTTTCATATTTTAAAAAGGCTATAGAGGTAGATCCAACATACGGTAAAGCATATTCAGGTTTAGCTATCGGTTATGAAGGGGAAAAAGTGGTTGAAATTTATAAAAAAGGAATTAAAAATGATCCAGGGGAGGTCGAGAATTATCTAGATCTTCTACATTGGTATGAACAAAATAATTATGATTTATCAACTATTTCTTATGAAGAGCTTCAGAAATTAATCCCTTTAGAAAATGCAACCGGAGAAGTATTAGCTCGGATTGGTAATTTTTTGTATGCATTTGTTAATAATGAAGATACTGCAATGATTGTTCATGAAAAGGCTTTAGAAAAAGATGATACTATTTCTTTATCGTATAGAGATTTAGGAGAAATTTATAAGCGAAAGAGATTATATAAAAAAGCAGAAATTAGTTATAAGAATGCAATTAGATATGATAAAAGAGCTGAAAATTATAATGGTCTGGCACATTTATATTATATTTTAGGGGAGTATGAGAAAACAATAGAGACTCTGCTAGAGTGTATATATTATGATAAGATTGATAGGTATCTGATGGCTATGGCATATTATAAACTAGGTGATTATGAGAATGCTTTAAATTGGTTGAAGCAATATGATTCAAGTGATGAAGAAGTAATTGAACTCCAAAGAGTAATAGAAAGAAAATTGAGTGAACAGGATAAGAATTAA
- a CDS encoding RHS repeat-associated core domain-containing protein, protein MSNVTEYEYDARQLLVAKTDAMGYKTRYEYDPNGNLIARIDPLGRKTEYEYDSLNRRIAEINALGYVTDYQYNAVGNLIQVKDPKGNITVYQYDGLDRLTKIIEANGGEYEYEYDKIGNLVKIIDPMENVKKMSYNSLNKLIEVTDAMGYTTVYQYDPEGMLTRIVDANGHTKEYQYDALDRLILEIDPLGNETRYDYDPVGNLAFKIDAEGRRTSYTYDPLDRLIQIEYQTGEKEKFEYDPLGRIIRAESPEFVQTFSYDKLGRKIKARNETLGTEIQYSYDAVGNLKTLTTPKGSVISYEYDALNRLVKANLPTNHYAEYEYDANNNLTRMKYSNGVVTEYSYDEMNRIKSIVTHGPYGVLSSFTYERDLVGNILKCTEEDGTVTLYRYDANYRLTKVIYPVEKITAIRDVQLITQPIGGNEKEKGKGKNQKDNDNQPDPAENFDYLALPFNVVTYEYDAVGNMIRKSQDGVETLYQYNAANQLIQAGDVRYIYDRLGNRIQKISPEGTVTYKYDYANRLSQVLFDDGTEVKYSYDALGRRVKREESYWHTSNQLRWEKTVYVYDGNRLLAEYDQHGGGIQPLAEYFTGNGNIIARKMYGYHDRKLKGYQPNTRGFLFFYHHDVNRNVMDITDRSGNSLFKYRYDAFGEVYAGVMEPYNHHGLTEKFYDTKVKLYHFKARDYDPVTGQWIQRDRYRGRLSDPRTLHGYMYAYQNPVRFEDPLGYDIDVPVTDPIEPVVGIPEDPEAGIRDMLDDLGEQINESGKIYGFGSQGEEIKEIQTILNEGFGKNVKVDGIYGQETLEAMKNYKENEEITIDVGTNMKFKNEYVKVVYETSYKIISGKNTNVEVKVDKNKNVTISYQNSNIKLDTSGNMEFTIPGLNTAIPSYSPYRYIYNKEDVAIGVKQTATKKVGDIEMMIENILYLPSTPDVEGWVVFEETSVKVKMGGVEASGKTKIYVRS, encoded by the coding sequence GTGAGTAATGTAACAGAATACGAATATGATGCCCGGCAGCTTTTGGTAGCTAAAACAGATGCAATGGGATATAAGACAAGATATGAGTATGATCCAAACGGAAACCTGATAGCCAGGATTGATCCATTGGGCAGGAAGACGGAATATGAATATGACAGTTTAAATCGTAGAATTGCAGAGATAAATGCTCTTGGTTATGTAACAGATTATCAGTATAATGCTGTAGGAAACCTGATTCAGGTTAAAGATCCGAAAGGGAATATAACAGTCTATCAATATGATGGGCTTGATCGTTTGACAAAGATAATTGAGGCCAATGGTGGGGAGTATGAATATGAGTATGATAAGATAGGAAATCTGGTAAAAATCATTGACCCAATGGAGAATGTGAAAAAGATGAGCTATAACTCTCTAAATAAACTCATAGAAGTAACCGATGCAATGGGATATACTACGGTATATCAATATGATCCAGAGGGAATGCTGACCAGGATTGTAGATGCCAATGGTCATACAAAAGAGTATCAATATGATGCCCTTGATCGATTGATTCTGGAGATAGACCCATTGGGAAATGAGACAAGATATGACTATGACCCGGTAGGTAACCTGGCCTTTAAGATTGATGCAGAGGGTAGAAGGACGAGTTACACTTATGACCCGCTGGATAGGCTAATTCAAATTGAATATCAGACAGGAGAGAAAGAGAAATTTGAATATGATCCATTGGGTCGTATAATTCGAGCTGAAAGTCCAGAATTTGTACAGACATTCAGTTATGATAAGTTAGGGCGGAAGATAAAGGCCAGAAATGAGACGTTGGGAACAGAGATTCAGTACAGTTATGATGCTGTAGGGAACTTAAAGACATTGACAACACCAAAAGGCTCAGTAATTTCCTATGAGTATGATGCTTTGAACAGATTAGTCAAGGCCAATCTACCGACGAATCATTATGCAGAATATGAGTATGATGCAAACAACAATTTGACACGTATGAAATATTCCAATGGAGTAGTGACAGAGTATAGTTATGATGAAATGAACCGGATAAAAAGCATAGTTACCCATGGCCCATATGGAGTTCTTTCAAGTTTTACTTATGAAAGGGATTTAGTAGGGAATATCTTAAAATGTACAGAAGAGGATGGGACAGTGACTTTATACAGATATGATGCAAATTATCGATTAACAAAAGTAATTTATCCAGTAGAGAAGATTACAGCGATCAGGGACGTTCAGTTGATAACTCAACCTATAGGTGGAAATGAGAAAGAAAAAGGTAAGGGTAAAAATCAGAAAGATAATGATAATCAACCAGACCCGGCAGAAAACTTTGATTATCTGGCATTGCCATTTAATGTAGTGACTTATGAATATGATGCAGTAGGAAATATGATAAGAAAGAGTCAGGATGGGGTAGAGACATTGTATCAATATAATGCAGCAAACCAGTTGATTCAGGCAGGGGATGTGAGATATATTTATGACAGGTTAGGGAATCGGATACAGAAGATTTCTCCTGAAGGAACAGTTACCTACAAGTATGATTATGCAAATAGATTGAGTCAGGTATTGTTTGATGATGGAACAGAGGTTAAGTATAGCTATGATGCTTTAGGGAGGAGAGTAAAGAGAGAGGAGAGTTACTGGCATACATCGAATCAATTAAGATGGGAGAAGACGGTGTATGTATATGATGGTAATAGACTTTTGGCAGAATATGATCAGCATGGTGGAGGTATTCAACCATTAGCAGAATATTTTACCGGTAATGGCAATATTATTGCCAGGAAGATGTATGGTTATCATGATAGGAAACTTAAGGGTTATCAGCCTAATACAAGAGGGTTTTTATTCTTCTACCATCATGATGTAAACAGGAATGTGATGGATATAACTGATAGATCAGGTAACAGTCTATTTAAGTACAGGTATGATGCTTTTGGAGAAGTTTATGCAGGGGTGATGGAGCCATACAATCATCATGGATTGACAGAGAAGTTTTATGATACAAAGGTAAAATTGTATCATTTCAAAGCAAGAGACTATGATCCAGTGACAGGTCAATGGATTCAGAGAGATCGCTACAGAGGTCGTTTAAGTGATCCTCGGACCCTACATGGATATATGTATGCATATCAGAATCCAGTAAGATTTGAAGATCCATTAGGGTATGATATCGACGTTCCTGTTACAGATCCGATAGAGCCAGTAGTAGGAATTCCTGAAGATCCAGAAGCAGGAATAAGGGATATGTTGGATGATTTAGGTGAACAGATTAATGAAAGTGGAAAGATATATGGCTTTGGATCTCAGGGAGAAGAGATAAAAGAAATCCAGACGATACTTAATGAAGGGTTTGGAAAGAATGTCAAAGTAGATGGCATATATGGTCAGGAGACTTTAGAAGCAATGAAAAATTATAAAGAAAATGAAGAAATAACAATTGATGTAGGAACTAATATGAAATTCAAAAATGAATATGTTAAGGTAGTGTATGAGACTTCTTATAAAATAATATCTGGAAAGAATACAAATGTTGAAGTAAAGGTAGATAAGAATAAAAATGTTACAATTTCGTATCAAAATTCAAACATTAAATTAGATACATCAGGAAATATGGAATTTACTATTCCTGGGTTAAATACAGCTATCCCCTCTTATTCTCCTTACAGGTATATTTATAATAAAGAGGATGTTGCTATTGGTGTTAAGCAAACGGCTACCAAAAAGGTAGGAGATATAGAAATGATGATAGAGAATATTTTATATTTGCCATCAACTCCAGATGTAGAAGGATGGGTTGTATTTGAAGAGACAAGTGTTAAAGTAAAAATGGGAGGAGTTGAAGCTTCAGGGAAGACAAAAATTTATGTGCGAAGTTAG
- a CDS encoding RHS repeat-associated core domain-containing protein: MSQVLFDDGTEVKYSYDALGRRVKREESYWHTSNQLRWEKTVYVYDGNRLLAEYDQHGGGIQPLAEYFTGNGNIIARKMYGYHDRKLKGYQPNTRGFLFFYHHDVNRNVMDITDRSGNSLFKYRYDAFGEVYAGVMEPYNHHGLTEKFYDTKVKLYHFKARDYDPLTGQWIQRDRYRGRLSDPRTLHGYMYVYQNPVRFEDPLGYDIDVSVTDPIEPVVGIPEDPEAGIRDMLDDLDELINESGKIYGFGSQGEEVKEIQTILNEGFGKDVKVDGIYGQETKMAVEEVQAELGVTVVGIVGQETLETMRIKLNSKQEETLEIIDKEVEKAVEEVDSMLNPELQIKRINNDIGFTTAAGIKDGLDIPVIKIDRQKQEENMQEFEKYFDIEYHYKTMDKYREDPDSVSDQDLQMAIIYVSIYGENTNIQKYKDEELNRFDREIIAWTNYFNDRWNKKSKYKIEPSRSKSG, translated from the coding sequence TTGAGCCAGGTACTATTTGATGATGGAACAGAGGTTAAGTATAGCTATGATGCTTTAGGGAGGAGAGTAAAGAGAGAGGAGAGTTACTGGCATACATCGAATCAATTAAGATGGGAGAAGACGGTGTATGTATATGATGGTAATAGACTTTTGGCAGAATATGATCAGCATGGTGGAGGTATTCAACCATTAGCAGAATATTTTACCGGTAATGGCAATATTATTGCCAGGAAGATGTATGGTTATCATGATAGGAAACTTAAGGGTTATCAGCCCAATACAAGAGGATTTCTGTTCTTTTACCATCATGATGTAAACAGGAATGTGATGGATATAACTGATAGATCAGGTAACAGTCTATTTAAGTACAGGTATGATGCTTTTGGAGAAGTTTATGCAGGAGTGATGGAGCCATACAATCATCATGGATTGACAGAGAAGTTTTATGATACAAAGGTAAAATTGTATCATTTCAAAGCAAGAGACTATGATCCATTGACAGGTCAATGGATTCAGAGAGATCGTTACAGGGGTCGTTTAAGTGACCCCCGAACCCTACATGGATATATGTATGTATATCAGAATCCTGTGAGATTTGAAGATCCATTGGGGTATGATATCGACGTTTCTGTTACAGATCCGATAGAGCCAGTAGTAGGAATTCCTGAAGATCCAGAAGCAGGAATACGGGATATGTTGGATGATTTAGATGAACTGATTAATGAAAGTGGAAAGATATATGGCTTTGGATCTCAGGGAGAAGAGGTAAAAGAAATTCAGACGATACTTAATGAAGGGTTTGGAAAGGATGTCAAAGTAGATGGCATATATGGTCAGGAGACTAAGATGGCAGTAGAGGAAGTCCAGGCTGAGTTAGGAGTTACAGTAGTTGGTATTGTTGGCCAGGAGACTTTAGAAACAATGAGGATAAAGTTGAATTCAAAACAAGAGGAAACTTTAGAAATTATCGATAAAGAAGTTGAAAAAGCAGTAGAAGAAGTGGATAGCATGTTGAATCCGGAATTACAAATAAAGAGAATAAATAATGATATTGGATTTACTACAGCTGCAGGTATTAAAGATGGATTAGACATACCTGTGATAAAAATTGATAGACAGAAGCAGGAAGAAAATATGCAAGAATTTGAAAAATATTTTGACATTGAATACCACTATAAGACAATGGATAAATATAGAGAAGATCCAGATAGTGTTTCTGACCAGGATTTACAGATGGCGATTATTTATGTCAGTATATATGGTGAGAATACCAATATTCAAAAATATAAGGATGAAGAACTTAATAGATTTGACCGTGAAATAATTGCCTGGACAAATTATTTTAATGATAGATGGAATAAGAAATCTAAATATAAAATAGAACCATCTAGATCCAAGTCTGGTTAA
- a CDS encoding tetratricopeptide repeat protein codes for MKFIRKHKKIFILSVIIFIYVSYCLTLDSEEQFKKYTEKARNSIMAHNFSNAIRYWQKAIKYKPDDYETLRSLANFLYDIDYKKAKKYFQQLIKYHGDKKIRGVAEAYYYLGKIAFEEDDKEQAISYFKKAIEADPTYGKTYASLAIFFEGEKEIEIYKKGIKNAPDEVENYIKLFLSYYNEEKYDLSTISFEELRNLIPLENATGEILSRIGNLLYGMANNIETAIVVHKKALEKDDTIARSYRDLGGIYKLKGLYEKSEEYYKAAIQYEKDIENFSGLAHLYYILGEYKKTVETLLECLKYDDIDSGNTEYIMAMAYYKLGDYKNALYWLEQYDSRDEDIIKFQKYLQRKLNQ; via the coding sequence GTGAAATTTATACGAAAACATAAAAAAATATTCATATTATCGGTTATAATATTTATTTATGTTAGTTATTGTTTAACTTTAGATTCAGAGGAACAATTTAAAAAGTACACTGAAAAAGCTCGTAATTCTATTATGGCGCACAATTTTTCCAACGCTATCCGTTATTGGCAAAAGGCTATTAAATATAAGCCAGATGATTATGAAACTCTTAGAAGCTTAGCCAATTTTCTATACGATATAGATTACAAGAAAGCGAAAAAATACTTTCAACAGTTAATTAAATATCATGGAGATAAAAAGATTCGAGGAGTTGCGGAAGCATATTATTATTTAGGTAAGATAGCATTTGAGGAAGATGATAAGGAGCAAGCTATTTCATATTTTAAAAAAGCAATAGAGGCAGATCCAACATATGGAAAAACATATGCTAGTTTAGCTATATTTTTTGAGGGAGAAAAGGAAATTGAAATTTATAAAAAGGGGATAAAAAATGCTCCAGATGAAGTAGAAAATTATATAAAACTATTTTTATCTTATTATAATGAAGAAAAGTATGATCTTTCAACAATTTCTTTTGAAGAACTTAGGAATTTAATTCCTTTAGAAAATGCAACAGGAGAAATATTATCTCGTATTGGTAATCTTCTTTATGGAATGGCAAATAATATTGAGACTGCGATAGTGGTTCACAAAAAAGCATTGGAAAAAGATGATACTATTGCTCGATCATATCGAGATTTAGGAGGGATTTACAAGTTAAAAGGTTTATATGAAAAATCTGAAGAGTATTATAAAGCTGCAATTCAATATGAAAAGGATATTGAGAACTTTAGCGGTCTTGCTCATTTATATTATATACTTGGAGAATATAAAAAAACAGTCGAAACACTTTTAGAATGTTTAAAATATGATGATATTGATAGTGGAAATACAGAATATATAATGGCAATGGCTTATTATAAATTGGGTGATTATAAAAATGCCTTGTATTGGTTAGAACAATATGACTCAAGAGATGAAGATATAATTAAATTTCAAAAATATTTGCAAAGGAAATTGAATCAATAA
- a CDS encoding peptidoglycan-binding protein translates to MNKIRINYKWVSLSFDIEGETQFVQIFSYDKLGNRIQKISPEGTVTYKYDYANRLSQVLFDDGTEVKYSYDALGRRIKREESYWHTSNQLRWEKTVYVYDGNRLLAEYDQHGGGIQPLAEYFTGNGNIIARKMYGYHDRKLKGYQPNTRGFLFFYHHDVNRNVMDITDRSGNSLFKYRYDAFGEVYAGVMEPYNHHGLTEKFYDTKVKLYHFKARDYDPVTGQWIQRDRYRGRLSDPRTLHGYMYAYQNPVRFEDPLGYDIDVYVTDPIEPVVGIPEDPEAGIRDMLDDLDELINESGKIYGFGSQGEEVKEIQTILNEGFGKDVKVDGIYGQETKMAVEEVQAELGVTVDGIVGQETLRAMRMKLNSKQEETLEIIDKEVEKAVEEVDSMLNLELQIKRINNDIGFTTAAGIKDGLDIPVIRIDRQKQEEYMQEFEKYFDIEYHYKTMDKYREDPDSVSDQDLQMAINYVSIYGENTNIQKYKDEKLNRFDREIIAWTNYFNDRWKKKSNYEIEPLDPSLVKALIARENRNFVPNLEEDGGGPGRGLMQLEEGRSIDELRNRKILPVNVKDWSDVNQNIAGGIRWLYEKVGHVQWNRDNKTKWYDKNKEYIDEGTKYYGTEWFGPVLAYNGSGEKAFNYAKRVFEAYKYGTDPQPPYSENALF, encoded by the coding sequence GTGAACAAAATAAGAATTAATTATAAGTGGGTCTCTCTTTCATTTGATATTGAAGGAGAGACCCAATTTGTGCAGATATTTAGTTATGACAAGTTAGGGAATCGAATACAGAAGATTTCTCCTGAAGGGACAGTTACCTACAAGTATGACTATGCGAATAGATTGAGCCAGGTACTATTTGATGATGGAACAGAGGTTAAGTATAGCTATGATGCTTTAGGGAGGAGAATAAAAAGAGAGGAGAGTTACTGGCATACATCGAATCAATTAAGATGGGAGAAGACGGTGTATGTATATGATGGTAATAGACTTTTGGCAGAATATGATCAGCATGGTGGAGGCATTCAACCATTAGCAGAATATTTTACCGGTAATGGCAATATTATTGCCAGGAAGATGTATGGTTATCATGATAGGAAACTTAAGGGTTATCAGCCCAATACAAGAGGATTTCTGTTCTTTTACCATCATGATGTAAACAGGAATGTGATGGATATAACTGATAGATCAGGTAACAGTTTATTTAAGTACAGGTATGATGCTTTTGGAGAAGTTTATGCAGGAGTGATGGAGCCATACAATCATCATGGATTGACAGAGAAGTTTTATGATACAAAGGTAAAATTGTATCACTTCAAAGCAAGAGATTATGATCCAGTGACAGGTCAATGGATTCAGAGAGATCGTTACAGGGGTCGTTTAAGTGATCCCCGAACCCTACATGGATATATGTATGCATATCAGAATCCAGTAAGATTTGAAGATCCATTGGGGTATGATATCGACGTTTATGTTACAGATCCGATAGAGCCAGTAGTAGGAATTCCTGAAGATCCAGAAGCAGGAATACGGGATATGTTGGATGATTTAGATGAACTGATTAATGAAAGTGGAAAGATATATGGCTTTGGATCTCAGGGAGAAGAGGTAAAAGAAATTCAGACGATACTTAATGAGGGGTTTGGAAAGGATGTCAAAGTAGATGGCATATATGGTCAGGAGACTAAAATGGCAGTAGAGGAAGTCCAGGCTGAGTTAGGAGTTACAGTAGATGGTATTGTTGGCCAGGAGACTTTAAGAGCGATGAGGATGAAGTTGAATTCAAAACAAGAGGAAACTTTAGAAATTATCGATAAGGAAGTTGAAAAAGCAGTAGAAGAAGTGGATAGTATGTTGAATCTGGAATTACAAATAAAGAGAATAAATAATGATATTGGATTTACTACAGCTGCAGGTATTAAAGATGGATTAGACATACCTGTGATAAGAATTGATAGACAGAAGCAGGAAGAATATATGCAAGAATTTGAAAAATATTTTGACATTGAATACCACTATAAGACAATGGATAAATATAGAGAAGATCCAGATAGTGTTTCTGACCAGGATTTACAAATGGCGATTAATTATGTCAGTATATATGGTGAGAATACCAATATTCAAAAATATAAGGATGAAAAACTTAATAGGTTTGACCGTGAAATAATTGCCTGGACAAATTATTTTAATGATAGATGGAAAAAGAAGTCTAATTATGAAATTGAACCATTGGATCCAAGTTTGGTTAAGGCATTAATTGCACGTGAAAATCGTAATTTTGTTCCGAATCTTGAGGAGGATGGAGGTGGGCCAGGAAGAGGTTTGATGCAATTAGAAGAAGGTAGGTCTATAGATGAATTACGGAATCGAAAAATATTACCAGTAAACGTTAAAGACTGGTCAGATGTAAATCAGAATATAGCTGGTGGAATTAGATGGTTATATGAGAAGGTTGGTCATGTTCAATGGAATAGGGATAACAAAACAAAATGGTATGATAAGAATAAGGAATATATAGATGAAGGTACCAAGTATTATGGAACAGAGTGGTTTGGACCAGTATTGGCATATAATGGATCAGGTGAAAAAGCCTTCAATTATGCAAAAAGAGTTTTTGAAGCATATAAATATGGTACTGACCCACAACCTCCTTATTCTGAGAATGCATTATTTTAA